A window from Rhizobium sp. BG4 encodes these proteins:
- a CDS encoding NADP-dependent oxidoreductase gives MPEPVENMKITLASRPSGAPVPDNFRLERAAVPEPGEGELLLQILYLSLDPYMRGRMDDAKSYSAPVAIGGVMEGGTVARVVSSRNSNFAPGDIVLSHSGWQLYATSNGDGLRKLDPTQAPVTTALGVLGMPGFTAYAGLRNIGKPKPGETVVVAAASGAVGSVVGQIAKLRGARAVAIAGGPEKCAFVRDELGFDVAIDHRAKDFGVQLAAACPDGIDVYFENVGGAVAEAVFPLLNDFARIPVCGLIAHYNNEPAEGLDRLPGFMRAVLRKSLTVRGFIQREFVDQRPDFLTEASAWIADGRLKFREDIVDGLENAPEAFIGLLQGKNFGKLIIRVSE, from the coding sequence ATGCCCGAGCCTGTCGAAAACATGAAGATCACCTTGGCATCACGGCCGTCAGGCGCGCCGGTGCCTGATAACTTCCGCCTCGAGCGGGCCGCCGTGCCTGAACCCGGCGAAGGCGAACTGCTGCTGCAGATCCTCTACCTGTCGCTCGATCCCTATATGCGCGGGCGTATGGACGACGCCAAATCCTATTCGGCGCCGGTAGCGATCGGCGGCGTCATGGAGGGCGGCACGGTCGCCCGCGTTGTCAGCAGCCGTAACAGCAATTTCGCACCCGGCGATATCGTGCTCTCCCACTCGGGATGGCAGCTTTATGCCACGTCCAACGGCGACGGCTTGCGGAAGCTCGATCCCACGCAGGCGCCGGTCACGACGGCGCTCGGCGTGCTCGGCATGCCGGGCTTCACCGCCTATGCCGGACTTCGCAATATCGGCAAGCCGAAGCCGGGCGAGACCGTCGTCGTCGCGGCTGCGAGCGGTGCCGTTGGATCGGTCGTCGGGCAGATTGCCAAACTGAGAGGCGCCAGAGCTGTCGCCATTGCCGGCGGGCCGGAGAAATGTGCCTTCGTCCGTGATGAACTCGGCTTCGATGTGGCGATCGATCACCGGGCCAAAGATTTTGGCGTCCAGCTCGCGGCGGCCTGTCCCGATGGGATCGATGTCTATTTCGAGAATGTCGGCGGCGCGGTTGCCGAAGCGGTCTTTCCGCTCCTCAACGATTTCGCGCGCATACCGGTCTGCGGCCTGATCGCCCACTACAACAACGAACCAGCAGAAGGCCTCGACCGCCTCCCCGGCTTCATGCGCGCCGTGCTGCGCAAGAGCCTGACGGTGCGCGGCTTCATCCAGCGCGAATTCGTAGACCAGAGGCCCGACTTTCTCACGGAGGCGTCGGCATGGATCGCAGACGGCCGCCTGAAATTCCGCGAGGACATCGTCGATGGGCTTGAGAATGCGCCCGAGGCTTTCATCGGCCTGCTGCAGGGCAAGAACTTTGGAAAGCTGATCATCCGCGTCAGCGAATAA
- a CDS encoding cold-shock protein: protein MATGTVKFFNDDKGFGFITPENGGQDVFVHVSALQRGSSLREGDKVSYEVGQDRKTGKSKAENVSVL from the coding sequence ATGGCTACGGGTACCGTAAAATTCTTCAACGATGACAAGGGCTTTGGATTCATCACGCCGGAAAACGGCGGCCAGGATGTATTCGTCCACGTCTCCGCTCTGCAGCGCGGCAGCTCGCTGCGTGAAGGCGACAAGGTGAGCTACGAAGTCGGCCAGGATCGCAAGACCGGCAAGTCCAAGGCTGAGAACGTTTCGGTTCTCTAA
- a CDS encoding DUF6665 family protein: MTMRAPRSLNPSNLVETGLGVLEYELAAERASSLGRQGLSVEQALFSLKTAEEKGVPVAEREQLVDTAAQAVWALFVQRDICGLRNTRDVIQRYGIPNHVLARLGAAPRR; encoded by the coding sequence CTGACAATGCGCGCACCCCGCAGCTTGAACCCATCGAACTTGGTCGAAACCGGCTTGGGCGTCCTCGAATATGAGCTGGCGGCTGAACGCGCGAGTTCGCTTGGCCGCCAGGGATTGTCCGTCGAGCAGGCGCTCTTTTCGCTCAAGACAGCCGAAGAGAAGGGCGTGCCGGTAGCCGAGCGCGAGCAGCTCGTCGATACGGCAGCGCAGGCCGTCTGGGCGCTTTTCGTGCAGCGCGACATTTGCGGATTGCGCAACACCCGCGATGTCATCCAGCGTTACGGCATTCCCAACCACGTGCTTGCGCGTCTCGGCGCAGCCCCGCGGCGATAG
- a CDS encoding thioredoxin: MSMTNWKADPLEWGNGKRIFEVFLEPTCPYSVKAFRKLDGLLKLAGEDRVTIKIRLQSQPWHMFSGVIVRAILAASTLEGGKESARKVLAAVGDHREEFEFAHHAGGPNMDATPNGILKRIANYSGLQLAEAFAIADLDREIKWHAKYARQNGIHVSPTFMIDGLVQPDLGSGDEIEVWAKKLVG, translated from the coding sequence ATGAGCATGACGAACTGGAAAGCCGACCCATTGGAATGGGGCAACGGAAAGCGGATCTTCGAAGTCTTTCTGGAGCCGACCTGCCCCTATTCCGTCAAGGCGTTCCGCAAGCTCGACGGCCTGCTGAAACTTGCCGGAGAGGATCGCGTCACCATCAAGATCCGCCTGCAGTCCCAGCCCTGGCACATGTTTTCAGGCGTCATCGTCCGCGCCATTCTGGCGGCATCGACGCTTGAGGGCGGCAAGGAAAGCGCCAGGAAAGTGCTCGCCGCCGTCGGCGACCACCGCGAGGAATTCGAGTTCGCCCATCACGCCGGCGGCCCCAATATGGACGCGACGCCGAACGGCATCCTCAAGCGGATCGCCAATTACAGCGGCCTCCAGCTCGCCGAAGCCTTCGCGATCGCCGATCTCGACCGCGAGATCAAATGGCACGCCAAATATGCCCGCCAGAACGGCATCCATGTCTCGCCCACCTTCATGATCGACGGATTGGTACAGCCCGATCTCGGCAGCGGAGACGAGATCGAAGTCTGGGCTAAGAAGCTTGTGGGGTGA
- a CDS encoding LacI family DNA-binding transcriptional regulator produces the protein MSRRSRIADIAEAAGVSIASVSKALNNRSGVGNESRERILEAAARLDYRHRNNDLAEAFPSGLAVVTTAALYLNSKFYEGVIQGALDAAREAGIDAKVNLLTPDIETGSVNVENLLAAEGASLLLVGLDHPVLIEQVVRSRAPAVIVNGIDRTMRISCVLPDNRSAGWLATTRLLSEGHTEIVHVSRLFRTSLKERFDGFRDAMQEAGIAIDPERHLFDLTAAGILEPDTSKALIESMQKGRFEKATAFVCSNDIMALGVVDALRGRGHSIPRDFSVIGMDDISIAQHSNPPLTTMRIEREELGRVGWEILKERALNPDARVRRVGMSVRLIERGTVGPPRHYLRSSPNR, from the coding sequence ATGTCACGCAGATCGAGAATTGCCGATATTGCCGAAGCCGCCGGCGTTTCGATTGCGTCGGTCTCCAAGGCGCTCAACAACCGCTCCGGCGTCGGCAACGAAAGCCGCGAGCGCATCCTCGAAGCGGCCGCGCGTCTCGACTACCGGCACAGGAACAATGATCTGGCCGAGGCCTTTCCTTCGGGGCTTGCCGTGGTGACGACGGCGGCGCTCTATCTCAATTCGAAATTCTACGAAGGCGTCATTCAGGGCGCGCTCGATGCGGCGCGCGAGGCTGGCATCGATGCCAAGGTCAATCTGCTGACGCCCGATATCGAGACCGGAAGCGTCAATGTCGAGAACCTGCTTGCGGCCGAAGGCGCGTCCCTTCTGCTCGTCGGGCTCGATCATCCCGTCCTCATCGAGCAGGTCGTCAGAAGCAGGGCACCGGCTGTCATCGTCAATGGTATCGACCGGACGATGCGGATCTCCTGCGTCTTGCCGGATAACCGTTCGGCCGGATGGCTGGCGACGACGCGGCTCCTGTCGGAGGGGCATACCGAAATCGTCCATGTCAGCCGTCTGTTCAGGACCTCGCTCAAGGAGCGCTTCGACGGCTTCCGCGATGCCATGCAGGAAGCGGGCATTGCGATCGATCCCGAACGGCATCTGTTCGACCTGACGGCCGCCGGCATTCTCGAGCCGGACACCTCGAAGGCGTTGATCGAATCCATGCAGAAGGGCCGCTTCGAGAAGGCAACGGCTTTCGTCTGCAGCAACGACATCATGGCGCTCGGTGTGGTCGATGCGCTGCGCGGACGCGGCCACAGCATCCCGCGCGATTTCTCGGTCATCGGCATGGACGACATCTCGATTGCCCAGCACAGCAACCCGCCGCTGACGACGATGAGGATCGAGCGCGAGGAGCTCGGACGCGTTGGCTGGGAAATCCTGAAGGAAAGGGCGCTGAACCCGGATGCCAGGGTGCGGCGCGTGGGAATGTCCGTCAGGCTCATAGAGCGCGGCACCGTCGGCCCGCCGCGCCACTACCTCCGCTCCTCGCCAAATCGATAG
- a CDS encoding extracellular solute-binding protein has protein sequence MLRRREFIASALAAAVIDIPRAMAAEESLRVFWWGNPDRAKRTGEVIKQFEAATPDAKFVGQVATSDYWVKLATMVAGRNVPDVFALEPVTFADYSRRGATLDLSPFRDSIIASKDFSPGALDLGTVDGKLTGIPTSLNAAALIVDKTALEKAGVPGPTAATTWEQFKTICTDFKKAAGSGNLFAVGNGARYSFVFEVWLRQRGKTLFTQDGHLGFEEADAIEWFDYWDQMAKAGACVTADIQALDKGNIETNPIASGNAVMAFAYSNQLAGYGALAKSEMSIGSLPVQDAGGPSGLFYRPSTLWSISPWSKSPETAAKFINFFVNDTNAGHALGTERGVPVNTKIQGDVAATGDKISKQTIDYIASLKDRVGPYPPAIPIGAAEFSQQVLTATADSLAFEQISPSDAGKQLMSEGKRILGG, from the coding sequence ATGCTGAGACGAAGGGAATTTATCGCAAGCGCACTCGCGGCAGCGGTCATCGACATTCCTCGCGCCATGGCGGCGGAAGAATCGCTGCGGGTCTTCTGGTGGGGAAATCCCGACCGTGCGAAACGGACCGGCGAGGTCATCAAGCAGTTCGAAGCCGCCACCCCTGACGCGAAATTCGTCGGGCAGGTCGCCACGTCGGACTATTGGGTGAAGCTCGCGACGATGGTTGCCGGCCGCAACGTGCCCGATGTCTTCGCCCTGGAACCGGTGACCTTCGCCGATTATTCGCGCCGCGGCGCGACGCTCGATCTTTCACCGTTCCGCGACAGTATCATCGCCTCAAAGGATTTCTCGCCCGGCGCCCTCGATCTCGGAACGGTCGACGGCAAGCTGACGGGCATACCGACATCGCTGAACGCCGCCGCGCTCATCGTCGACAAGACTGCCCTGGAGAAGGCGGGCGTCCCCGGGCCCACGGCGGCCACCACCTGGGAGCAATTCAAGACGATCTGCACCGATTTCAAGAAGGCGGCGGGTTCCGGAAATCTCTTCGCCGTCGGCAACGGCGCGCGCTACAGCTTCGTCTTCGAGGTCTGGCTGCGCCAGCGCGGCAAGACGCTGTTCACGCAGGACGGACATCTCGGCTTCGAAGAGGCGGATGCGATCGAATGGTTCGACTATTGGGACCAGATGGCCAAGGCGGGCGCTTGCGTCACCGCCGACATCCAGGCGCTCGACAAGGGCAATATCGAGACGAACCCGATCGCCAGCGGCAATGCCGTCATGGCTTTTGCCTATTCCAACCAGCTTGCCGGCTACGGCGCGCTTGCGAAATCCGAAATGTCGATCGGTTCGCTTCCGGTACAGGATGCCGGCGGCCCTTCGGGGTTGTTTTACCGCCCCTCGACGCTATGGTCGATCTCACCCTGGTCGAAATCGCCGGAGACGGCGGCCAAGTTCATCAACTTCTTCGTCAATGACACCAATGCCGGACATGCGCTTGGAACCGAGCGCGGCGTGCCCGTGAATACCAAGATCCAGGGTGACGTGGCGGCGACCGGCGACAAGATCTCGAAGCAGACGATCGACTATATCGCCTCACTGAAGGACCGGGTCGGGCCCTATCCGCCCGCCATCCCGATCGGAGCTGCGGAGTTTTCGCAGCAGGTTTTGACGGCAACGGCCGACAGCCTGGCCTTCGAGCAGATCTCGCCGTCCGACGCCGGCAAGCAGCTGATGTCGGAAGGCAAGCGCATACTGGGCGGCTAG
- a CDS encoding HWE histidine kinase domain-containing protein has product MTPLDYTDQQATPLAVLTHAIAQLAGARDASHVVGIIRATARSMIGCQGIAVIRKEDDLCHYIEEDAIGALWKGQKFPASACVSGWAMAERKTIVIPDIDHEDRVPRELYQDTFVRAIAMTPVRPQDPIGAIGAYWAAPYQPTRMEIEILEALASAAATAIENVRLIVALSGALEEAELARDELRHRVKNAYMGAQSLAKLSIKGEAADDLVGRIQALSRAHSLLDERMSRDASIDIRDLIEIEVEPYRNTAPGRIVLSGPSMEIDSTRAVPLGLSINELATNALKHGALSIESGTVEITWSRNGEAISLSWIETNGPRVGNIGRTGEGSGLLARLVERQLRGTLEHIFDPAGVRCRIAFRQGEHPRVPVGVSLPVAGK; this is encoded by the coding sequence ATGACACCCCTGGATTACACAGATCAGCAAGCGACGCCGCTCGCCGTCCTGACGCACGCGATTGCGCAGCTTGCCGGCGCGCGCGACGCCAGCCATGTCGTCGGGATCATCCGCGCCACCGCGCGCAGCATGATCGGCTGCCAGGGCATCGCCGTGATCCGGAAAGAGGACGACCTCTGCCACTATATCGAAGAGGATGCGATCGGCGCGCTCTGGAAGGGACAGAAATTCCCGGCATCGGCCTGCGTCAGCGGCTGGGCGATGGCCGAGCGCAAGACGATCGTCATTCCCGATATCGACCACGAGGACCGCGTTCCGCGGGAGCTCTATCAGGACACGTTCGTTCGCGCGATCGCCATGACGCCGGTTCGTCCACAGGATCCGATCGGTGCGATCGGCGCCTATTGGGCGGCGCCCTATCAGCCGACGAGGATGGAGATCGAGATTCTCGAAGCGCTGGCAAGTGCGGCGGCGACGGCGATCGAAAACGTCCGGCTGATCGTCGCGCTGTCAGGCGCTCTGGAGGAGGCGGAACTCGCCCGCGATGAGCTGCGCCACCGGGTCAAGAACGCCTATATGGGTGCGCAAAGCCTGGCGAAGCTCTCGATAAAGGGCGAAGCCGCCGATGATCTCGTCGGGCGTATCCAGGCCCTTTCGCGCGCCCATTCGCTGCTCGACGAACGCATGTCGCGGGATGCCAGCATCGACATCCGCGATCTTATCGAAATCGAGGTCGAGCCTTACCGAAACACAGCGCCTGGACGGATCGTGCTCAGCGGTCCTTCGATGGAGATCGACAGTACCCGGGCCGTGCCCTTGGGGCTCTCTATCAACGAGCTTGCAACGAACGCGCTCAAGCACGGCGCGCTGTCGATCGAATCGGGCACGGTCGAAATCACATGGTCGCGGAATGGCGAGGCCATTTCTCTCTCGTGGATCGAGACGAATGGACCGCGCGTTGGAAATATCGGCCGGACCGGGGAGGGATCGGGCCTGCTCGCCCGCCTCGTCGAGCGCCAGCTTCGCGGCACGCTGGAGCATATTTTCGATCCCGCGGGTGTCCGCTGCCGGATTGCCTTCCGGCAGGGCGAGCATCCGCGCGTACCGGTGGGCGTTTCCCTCCCGGTGGCCGGTAAGTAG
- a CDS encoding potassium transporter Kup → MTFPQLRSEDPELGHETRNGLPALVLAALGVVYGDIGTSPLYAFREALHATAGSGSHRDNVLGILSLIVWALTIVVTVKYVTFVLKADNRGEGGTLSLMTLARQSLVGRPVWVLVLGVAGASLFLGDAIITPAISVLSAVEGIQVVAPALSDWIVPITLTIIAVLFFVQRFGTGGVASVFGPVMALWFAVLGISGGIHILDDPAVLGAINPVHAVTYAASNVGLTITVLGAVFLAVTGAEALYVDLGHFGRKPIVMAWFCLVFPCLLLNYFGQGAFVLANPEMAAHPFFGMHPPWARVPMVCLATAATVIASQAVISGAYSLVRQAMHLNLLPRLQILHTSETHSGQIFMPQVNSFLFIFVVALVLYFKNSSGLSAAYGIAVTGEMVITSVLLFVVMRRIWNWKPITAAAVVVPLFLIDSGFFIANVAKFADGGWVPVAVASTMGLIMYTWMAGRRLLIARTRADEIPLASIIDRLAQKRPPTVPGTAIFLTSDVEGAPTALLHSLKHYKVIHEQNVILSVITATTPFVPDDEKIFLESFNPLFSRLIITFGYMETPNIPRALVLVRQLGLKFDIMSTSFFLSRRTLLPSKKGGMPFWQDRLFIVLAQNAGNATDYFGLPSGRVVELGLQTTI, encoded by the coding sequence TTGACATTCCCGCAATTGCGATCCGAAGATCCCGAGCTGGGGCACGAGACCCGAAATGGTCTGCCCGCGCTCGTTCTGGCAGCCTTGGGCGTCGTCTATGGCGATATCGGCACCAGCCCGCTCTATGCTTTCAGAGAGGCGCTGCATGCGACGGCGGGATCAGGATCGCATCGCGATAATGTGCTAGGCATTCTCTCGCTGATCGTCTGGGCGCTGACGATCGTCGTCACCGTCAAATACGTGACCTTCGTTCTGAAGGCGGATAACCGAGGCGAAGGCGGCACGCTGTCCCTGATGACGCTCGCGCGCCAGAGCCTTGTCGGGCGTCCGGTCTGGGTGCTCGTGCTTGGCGTCGCCGGCGCCTCGCTGTTCCTGGGTGACGCGATCATCACGCCAGCGATTTCCGTGCTGTCGGCGGTCGAGGGCATTCAGGTGGTGGCACCGGCGCTGTCCGACTGGATCGTGCCGATCACTCTGACGATCATCGCCGTTCTGTTCTTCGTCCAGCGTTTCGGCACCGGCGGCGTCGCATCCGTTTTCGGCCCGGTCATGGCGCTCTGGTTCGCCGTGCTCGGCATCAGCGGCGGCATTCATATTCTCGACGATCCGGCCGTCCTCGGCGCGATCAACCCCGTTCACGCGGTCACCTATGCCGCAAGCAATGTCGGGCTGACGATCACCGTTCTCGGCGCTGTCTTCCTCGCCGTCACCGGCGCCGAGGCGCTCTATGTCGATCTCGGCCATTTCGGCCGCAAGCCGATCGTCATGGCATGGTTCTGCCTCGTCTTTCCGTGCCTGCTGCTCAACTATTTCGGACAGGGCGCCTTCGTTCTGGCCAATCCGGAGATGGCCGCGCACCCGTTCTTCGGCATGCATCCGCCATGGGCCCGCGTGCCGATGGTCTGCCTTGCGACCGCCGCAACGGTCATTGCCAGCCAGGCGGTGATCTCGGGTGCCTATTCGCTGGTGCGCCAGGCGATGCACCTCAATCTGCTGCCGCGCCTGCAGATCCTGCACACCTCGGAGACCCATTCCGGGCAGATCTTCATGCCGCAGGTGAACTCGTTCCTGTTTATCTTCGTCGTCGCGCTCGTGCTCTATTTCAAGAATTCGAGTGGGCTGTCGGCTGCTTACGGCATTGCCGTGACCGGCGAGATGGTGATCACCAGCGTGCTGCTCTTCGTGGTCATGCGCCGCATCTGGAACTGGAAACCGATAACCGCCGCTGCCGTCGTCGTGCCGCTGTTCCTCATCGACAGCGGCTTCTTCATCGCCAATGTCGCCAAGTTCGCCGATGGCGGCTGGGTGCCGGTGGCCGTCGCCTCGACGATGGGGCTGATCATGTACACCTGGATGGCGGGACGCCGTCTGCTGATTGCCCGCACCAGGGCAGACGAGATCCCACTCGCCTCGATCATCGACCGTCTCGCGCAGAAGCGGCCACCGACCGTTCCCGGCACTGCGATCTTTCTGACCAGCGACGTCGAGGGCGCGCCGACGGCGCTGCTGCACAGCCTCAAGCACTACAAGGTGATCCACGAGCAGAACGTCATCCTCAGCGTCATCACCGCGACAACGCCGTTCGTGCCTGATGACGAGAAGATCTTCCTCGAGAGCTTCAATCCGCTGTTCAGCCGGCTGATTATCACCTTCGGCTATATGGAGACGCCGAACATCCCACGCGCGCTCGTGCTCGTGCGCCAGCTCGGCCTGAAGTTCGACATCATGTCGACCTCGTTCTTCCTGTCGCGCAGGACGCTGCTGCCGTCGAAGAAGGGCGGCATGCCCTTCTGGCAGGACCGCCTCTTCATCGTTCTTGCCCAGAATGCCGGGAATGCGACCGACTATTTCGGCCTGCCATCCGGCCGCGTCGTCGAACTCGGGCTGCAGACGACGATCTGA
- a CDS encoding fumarylacetoacetate hydrolase family protein — translation MKFLRYGEAGQEKPGLLDAGGTIRDLSGHLTDLSGAALNPDRLAELSRIDASTLPAVDCNPRLGACVAGTGKFICIGLNYSDHAAETGATVPPEPIIFMKATSAIVGPNDDLLIPRGSEKTDWEVELGIVIGKTAKYVSEADALDYVAGYCTIHDVSERAFQIERSGQWTKGKSCDTFGPTGPWLVTKDEVPDPQNLGMWLKVNGETMQNGSSKTMVYGVAYLVSYLSQFMSLHPGDIISTGTPPGVGMGMKPPRYLKAGDVVELGIEKLGNQRQAVRADI, via the coding sequence ATGAAATTTCTTCGTTACGGTGAAGCCGGTCAGGAAAAGCCCGGCCTTCTCGATGCCGGTGGCACGATCCGCGATCTCTCGGGCCATCTGACCGATCTCTCCGGCGCAGCGCTGAACCCCGATCGCCTCGCAGAACTGTCGCGCATCGATGCGAGCACGCTGCCTGCCGTCGACTGCAATCCGCGGCTCGGCGCCTGCGTGGCCGGAACCGGCAAGTTCATCTGCATCGGTCTCAACTATTCCGACCACGCCGCCGAGACCGGCGCCACCGTGCCGCCGGAGCCGATCATCTTCATGAAGGCGACCTCCGCCATTGTCGGTCCCAATGACGATCTCCTCATCCCGCGCGGTTCGGAAAAGACCGACTGGGAAGTCGAGCTCGGCATCGTTATCGGCAAGACCGCGAAATATGTCAGCGAAGCCGACGCGCTCGATTATGTCGCCGGCTATTGCACGATCCACGACGTCTCCGAACGCGCCTTCCAGATCGAGCGTTCCGGCCAGTGGACCAAAGGCAAGTCCTGCGACACGTTCGGTCCGACCGGTCCGTGGCTGGTCACCAAGGACGAGGTTCCCGATCCGCAGAACCTCGGCATGTGGCTGAAGGTCAATGGCGAGACGATGCAGAACGGCTCCAGCAAGACCATGGTCTATGGCGTTGCCTATCTCGTCTCCTATCTCAGCCAGTTCATGTCGCTGCACCCGGGCGACATTATCTCGACGGGCACGCCGCCCGGCGTCGGCATGGGCATGAAGCCGCCGCGCTATCTCAAGGCAGGCGACGTCGTCGAACTCGGCATCGAAAAGCTCGGCAACCAGCGCCAGGCCGTCAGGGCGGACATCTGA
- a CDS encoding SDR family oxidoreductase translates to MTQDLAGKTVLITAAGQGIGRASAIAFHQAGAKVHATDINTETLAQLSAETGISTHKLNVLDEAAVNALVSEIGRVDVLFNCAGFVHAGSILEMKDSDLEFALDLNVKAMIRTIRAVLPGMLERKDGSIINMASVASSIKGVPNRFAYGVTKAAVIGLTKSVAADYVAQGVRCNAICPGTVESPSLQDRMKAQGDYETARAAFISRQPMGRLGSPEEIAELAVYLAGATYTSGQAYAIDGGWTI, encoded by the coding sequence ATGACACAGGATTTGGCCGGCAAGACCGTTCTGATCACCGCTGCAGGGCAGGGGATCGGCCGGGCCTCGGCGATCGCCTTCCATCAGGCCGGTGCCAAAGTGCACGCGACCGATATCAACACCGAGACGCTGGCGCAGCTTAGCGCCGAGACCGGGATCTCGACCCACAAGCTCAACGTCCTCGACGAAGCGGCAGTGAACGCCTTGGTCTCCGAGATCGGCCGGGTCGACGTGCTGTTCAATTGCGCTGGGTTCGTCCATGCCGGATCGATCCTCGAAATGAAGGACAGCGATCTGGAATTTGCGCTCGACCTCAACGTCAAGGCGATGATCCGCACCATCCGTGCGGTGCTGCCCGGGATGCTGGAGCGCAAGGATGGCTCGATCATCAACATGGCTTCGGTCGCCTCGAGCATCAAGGGCGTGCCGAACCGCTTCGCCTACGGCGTGACCAAGGCGGCCGTCATCGGACTGACCAAGTCGGTCGCCGCCGATTATGTCGCCCAGGGCGTCCGCTGCAACGCCATTTGCCCCGGCACCGTCGAGAGCCCGTCGCTGCAGGATCGCATGAAGGCACAGGGTGACTACGAGACGGCACGCGCCGCCTTCATCTCCCGCCAGCCGATGGGCCGCCTGGGGTCGCCAGAAGAGATCGCCGAGCTCGCCGTTTATCTCGCCGGCGCCACCTACACATCGGGCCAGGCCTACGCCATCGATGGCGGCTGGACGATCTGA